The following proteins come from a genomic window of Candidatus Saccharibacteria bacterium oral taxon 488:
- the rplM gene encoding 50S ribosomal protein L13 — MKTYSQKPSDVSRRWVLFDASELPLGRLATEIAKYLTGKYKPTYTPHVDGGDYVVVINAANTVVTGYKETDKYYYRHSGFPGGIKETQFKEMRERHPERIIEEAVKGMLPKNKLQAERLKRLRVFAGSEHAHTAQTPEKVEVK; from the coding sequence ATGAAGACCTATTCACAAAAACCATCTGACGTTTCTCGCCGCTGGGTATTGTTTGATGCAAGTGAACTGCCACTCGGACGTTTGGCAACTGAAATTGCTAAATACCTGACCGGTAAATACAAGCCAACCTACACACCACACGTTGATGGTGGCGACTACGTCGTAGTTATCAACGCCGCAAACACTGTCGTTACTGGCTACAAGGAAACTGACAAGTACTACTACCGTCACAGTGGCTTCCCAGGCGGCATCAAAGAAACGCAGTTCAAAGAAATGCGTGAACGCCACCCAGAACGAATTATTGAAGAAGCTGTCAAAGGCATGTTGCCAAAGAACAAATTGCAAGCAGAGCGCCTCAAGCGCCTCCGCGTATTTGCCGGCAGCGAGCATGCTCACACAGCACAAACCCCAGAGAAAGTTGAGGTAAAGTAA
- the rpsD gene encoding 30S ribosomal protein S4, with protein MARDNSPIVKQSRREGYALHPKAHKVLARKSGIPGQHAHGRQSKPSLYATQLREKQKVRRLYGLVEKQFARLMNEATRAQEGLAGENLLKLLERRLDNVVYRSGFAVSRRAARQLVSHGHFELNGRRVDIPSIRVKAGDVITVRPKSTKSEYFTRIDDVINNSIQGPLSWLKSDSKKLKIEVTGLPKREEAEADINEQLIVEYYSR; from the coding sequence ATGGCACGAGATAATTCACCGATTGTCAAGCAAAGCCGCCGCGAAGGTTATGCGCTTCATCCAAAAGCACATAAGGTTTTGGCGCGAAAATCTGGCATCCCAGGCCAGCACGCGCACGGCCGCCAAAGTAAGCCAAGTCTGTATGCTACGCAGCTGCGCGAAAAGCAAAAAGTTCGCCGCCTGTATGGTTTGGTTGAAAAGCAATTTGCGCGCCTGATGAATGAAGCAACTCGCGCCCAAGAAGGTTTGGCAGGCGAGAACCTATTGAAGCTGCTGGAGCGCCGGCTGGATAACGTGGTGTATCGCTCTGGGTTCGCCGTATCGCGCCGCGCCGCCCGCCAGTTGGTCAGCCACGGTCACTTTGAATTAAACGGCCGCCGCGTCGATATCCCATCGATTCGTGTTAAGGCTGGTGATGTTATCACCGTTCGTCCAAAGAGTACCAAATCTGAGTACTTCACGCGGATTGATGATGTGATCAATAATTCAATCCAAGGCCCGCTGAGCTGGCTGAAGAGCGATAGCAAGAAGCTGAAGATTGAAGTGACTGGACTGCCAAAGCGCGAGGAAGCAGAAGCTGACATCAACGAGCAATTAATTGTTGAGTATTACTCACGATAA
- a CDS encoding 50S ribosomal protein L6 — translation MSRIGKLPVVIPAGVTITVDSGDVVVKGPKGELTQFITPAVEVKVEDGQVTVHPKDESKTARAQHGLMRALINNMVIGVTKGYEERLEVNGVGFRVSSSNNELEMALGFSHPVKYKAPEGITVTNEKMTIIVSGINKQQVGQVAAEIRALKKPEPYKGKGIKYADEQILRKAGKTGK, via the coding sequence CTGAGTCGAATCGGAAAACTGCCGGTGGTTATTCCGGCCGGTGTGACAATCACGGTTGACTCTGGTGATGTGGTCGTAAAGGGCCCGAAAGGTGAATTGACACAATTCATCACGCCAGCAGTTGAGGTGAAAGTCGAAGACGGACAAGTCACGGTTCATCCCAAGGATGAGTCCAAAACTGCTCGCGCCCAGCACGGTCTGATGCGCGCGCTGATCAACAACATGGTAATCGGCGTAACCAAGGGCTACGAGGAGCGTCTGGAGGTCAATGGTGTCGGTTTCCGCGTGAGCTCCAGCAACAATGAGCTGGAAATGGCGTTAGGGTTTTCACACCCAGTCAAATACAAAGCCCCAGAGGGTATCACCGTTACCAATGAAAAGATGACCATCATCGTTAGCGGTATCAATAAACAGCAAGTCGGCCAAGTCGCTGCGGAAATCCGCGCGCTGAAGAAACCTGAACCATACAAGGGCAAGGGTATCAAGTATGCTGACGAGCAGATTTTGCGCAAAGCAGGAAAGACAGGTAAGTAA
- a CDS encoding solute carrier organic anion transporter, whose product MNQEPPYYNLQRRHRPRWIGILLAFLLGIPMIIGLWLLLWRWNYVSYLTGPIGAGIVYLIYSFITQEERPPLLDIILLISASILGTVIGFAVCLAESLHIYTKIGFLAMVEFIVSPPTWTILWKANPMAVLSLLFSIGLSIYIILWVWRISKRAVL is encoded by the coding sequence ATGAACCAAGAACCTCCATATTATAATCTACAGCGTAGACACCGCCCGCGCTGGATTGGTATTTTATTAGCATTTTTACTGGGTATCCCCATGATAATTGGCCTATGGCTGCTGCTGTGGCGGTGGAACTACGTGTCGTATTTAACTGGGCCCATCGGCGCGGGCATCGTCTACCTAATATATAGTTTCATAACCCAGGAAGAAAGACCGCCGCTCCTTGATATCATTTTATTAATCTCAGCCTCTATACTCGGCACGGTAATCGGTTTCGCTGTTTGTCTGGCTGAATCGCTGCATATTTATACTAAAATCGGGTTCTTAGCAATGGTAGAATTTATCGTTTCGCCGCCAACATGGACAATATTATGGAAAGCAAATCCGATGGCTGTCCTCTCGCTCTTATTTTCAATCGGTTTATCTATTTACATCATTTTATGGGTTTGGCGCATATCCAAGCGAGCTGTTTTATAG
- a CDS encoding 30S ribosomal protein S5: MAEQAANTTPRAEGRRPRSPRGGRRDDRRNVRDDAPKEFEELVINIDRVSRVVKGGRRFRFKALVVVGNRKDKVGVGVAKGADVQAAVAKATSVAKKHLITLPLSGETIPHDSEVKFSGARVLIKPAAPGTGIIAGGVVRQIIGVTGVRNLLTKSLGSTNKVNIAYATIEALKSLVPREEWLNAQPVKKAAKKEAK, translated from the coding sequence ATGGCAGAGCAAGCTGCAAATACTACCCCACGCGCAGAAGGCCGCCGGCCTCGCAGTCCGCGTGGTGGTCGCCGCGATGACCGGCGAAATGTGCGTGATGACGCACCAAAAGAGTTTGAAGAATTGGTAATCAACATTGACCGCGTGTCCCGCGTGGTGAAGGGTGGCCGCCGCTTCCGTTTCAAGGCGTTGGTGGTTGTCGGCAACCGCAAAGATAAGGTTGGTGTTGGTGTGGCTAAGGGTGCCGACGTACAGGCTGCTGTCGCCAAGGCAACCTCAGTTGCCAAGAAGCACTTGATCACCTTGCCGCTCAGTGGCGAGACCATTCCGCACGACAGCGAAGTCAAGTTCTCGGGTGCCCGCGTGCTGATCAAGCCAGCCGCTCCTGGTACTGGTATCATCGCTGGTGGTGTGGTGCGACAGATCATCGGCGTAACTGGTGTCCGTAACTTGCTGACCAAATCGCTTGGTTCAACCAACAAGGTGAACATCGCCTACGCAACCATTGAAGCATTGAAATCATTGGTTCCGCGCGAAGAATGGCTCAACGCTCAGCCAGTCAAAAAAGCTGCTAAAAAGGAGGCTAAGTAA
- a CDS encoding 50S ribosomal protein L17 produces the protein MHRHGYQGRKFGRERDQRRALLRGLATSLVEHGKIETTLPKAKELKRHIEKIITKAKKGDLASRRQVITALSTRAAAYKLVDEIAPQLSGRTSGHVRVERTRLRVGDGAQMAIIEFVDDIKPMPKEEK, from the coding sequence ATGCATAGACACGGATATCAAGGGCGCAAGTTCGGCCGTGAGCGTGATCAACGACGAGCCTTGCTGAGGGGCCTGGCAACCAGCCTGGTCGAGCACGGCAAAATCGAGACCACCTTGCCGAAAGCCAAAGAGCTGAAGCGCCACATTGAAAAAATCATCACCAAGGCGAAGAAGGGCGATTTGGCAAGCCGCCGCCAGGTGATCACAGCACTCAGCACTCGCGCTGCTGCCTACAAACTAGTTGATGAAATTGCCCCACAGCTGAGCGGTCGCACCAGCGGACATGTTCGCGTTGAGCGCACCCGCCTACGTGTTGGCGACGGCGCGCAAATGGCAATCATCGAGTTTGTCGACGACATCAAACCAATGCCAAAGGAGGAGAAATAA
- a CDS encoding DNA-directed RNA polymerase subunit alpha yields the protein MAKAIYNPALASVDDTSATSATFLIEPMHAGYGNTLGNSLRRVLLSSIRGGAIVAFRIEGATHEFTTVEGVKEDVVDIMLNLKGVRLRVHTDEPVELRLEKTGGVITAGDIQANGEVEVVNPDHIIATIDDPNKTVIMDLVAEAGRGYQTIEESSTNRLHSDMIALDAIFTPVLRVRYKVDSTRVGDETNLEKLALTVETDGTLTPREAFEEAAAILVSQYSALAGSTVVAGAPALGNDESDDSELDMSIEELNLSARTTNALINNEIRTIRDLVTLTEQDLRELKGFGSKALDEVRDKMAELEF from the coding sequence ATGGCAAAAGCAATTTACAATCCAGCACTCGCGAGCGTTGATGACACCTCTGCGACCAGTGCGACCTTTCTGATTGAGCCGATGCACGCCGGCTATGGCAATACGCTTGGCAACTCCTTGCGCCGGGTGCTGCTCTCGAGCATTCGCGGCGGCGCGATCGTTGCCTTTCGTATCGAGGGTGCGACACACGAGTTCACCACCGTCGAGGGCGTCAAAGAAGATGTCGTTGACATCATGCTGAACCTAAAGGGTGTGCGACTCCGCGTTCACACTGACGAGCCAGTTGAGCTGCGTCTGGAAAAAACTGGTGGTGTTATCACCGCTGGCGACATCCAAGCAAACGGCGAAGTAGAAGTTGTTAACCCAGACCACATCATCGCTACCATCGATGATCCGAACAAGACCGTCATCATGGACTTGGTGGCAGAAGCTGGCCGTGGCTATCAGACGATCGAGGAGTCGAGTACTAATCGATTGCACTCCGACATGATTGCGCTCGATGCTATCTTTACACCGGTGCTGCGCGTTCGCTATAAGGTTGACTCGACACGCGTTGGCGACGAGACCAACCTCGAGAAGCTGGCGCTGACGGTTGAGACTGATGGTACATTGACACCGCGCGAAGCATTTGAAGAGGCAGCGGCTATCCTCGTCAGCCAATACAGCGCACTGGCAGGCTCGACTGTGGTGGCTGGTGCGCCAGCACTGGGCAACGACGAGTCGGATGATTCGGAACTTGACATGTCGATCGAAGAATTAAACCTCAGTGCCCGCACCACCAACGCGCTGATTAACAATGAAATCCGCACCATTCGCGACCTGGTGACGTTGACCGAGCAAGATTTGCGAGAATTGAAAGGCTTTGGCTCAAAGGCGCTGGATGAAGTACGTGACAAGATGGCGGAGTTGGAGTTTTAA
- a CDS encoding aspartate/glutamate racemase family protein, producing the protein MKQRIITIGGMGPQASLELHRRMIQQALANGAKDGADFPHIVHLSLPVPDFIANESRRNEALEIIINELKNIGASMDDVIIIACNTAHLLQPDIERQLNIRITSMVDAAIDYVSRHHKTIRLLASPTTIRTGLYDKPLKAAGVTVLTPDKDEEQALEVIIRAVISGQTISQSALDKIPIITQSEQANAANYINNYPSSPPALLGCTELSCAFAEKPNTIDPMNILLRYLTTKGVL; encoded by the coding sequence ATGAAACAAAGAATAATTACCATCGGCGGCATGGGGCCGCAGGCAAGCCTGGAACTACACCGGCGGATGATTCAGCAGGCGCTGGCAAACGGCGCGAAGGATGGCGCAGATTTTCCGCATATAGTTCATTTGTCGCTGCCAGTTCCTGATTTTATCGCCAACGAATCGCGGCGCAACGAAGCCTTGGAAATTATCATAAACGAACTGAAAAACATTGGCGCGTCGATGGACGATGTTATCATAATTGCCTGCAATACCGCGCATTTACTACAGCCAGATATTGAACGGCAGCTGAATATTCGCATAACTTCCATGGTGGATGCCGCAATTGATTACGTTAGCCGCCATCATAAAACAATTCGATTGCTAGCGTCGCCGACGACCATCCGCACTGGACTATATGACAAGCCGTTGAAAGCCGCCGGAGTAACCGTATTAACGCCGGATAAGGACGAAGAACAAGCGCTGGAAGTGATAATTCGCGCAGTAATTTCTGGGCAAACAATATCTCAGTCAGCGCTGGATAAAATACCAATAATAACCCAATCCGAGCAGGCAAACGCAGCAAACTATATCAATAATTACCCCAGCAGTCCGCCGGCACTATTAGGCTGCACCGAACTATCCTGCGCCTTCGCCGAAAAACCAAACACCATTGACCCAATGAA
- a CDS encoding 50S ribosomal protein L36: MKVRASVKKIDKDPKKGDKLVRRKGRLRVINKKKPKNKQRQG; the protein is encoded by the coding sequence ATGAAAGTTCGTGCAAGTGTCAAGAAGATCGACAAAGATCCCAAGAAAGGTGACAAGCTAGTGCGCCGCAAAGGCCGCCTGCGCGTCATCAACAAGAAAAAACCTAAGAACAAGCAAAGGCAGGGTTAA
- the secY gene encoding preprotein translocase subunit SecY: MNWRIIFRSLKNKDMQKRLAIVVGIIVVYRMLAHIPVPLANPTQMKTALAAALGQTDLGGFLNLLSGGALASFSLVLVGLSPFITASIITQLLTKAIPKLEELHKDGESGRRKIQQWTRRLTIPLAIVQSIAFIFLLRQTVLAGGTTTLSDPTMLEWTVGVTAMTAGSVLLMWLGELITEQGIGNGISILIFAGIISQIPQMLGSLISSLGNTAAGGLNVFNWFTLPVNPTVFWLVVIMAIASLIVLYFLVKINEAQRVITINYAKRVHGNSSYGGIKSILPVKLIAAGVIPVIFAVAFLSLPQFIGQVMKASGNPDLQNTANTLITWFQAPNPGSFTGSTWEAFIYPTLYFLLVIAFTYFYTGIVFNANEIAENLQKQGGFIEGIRPGEQTEKYLMRTVNRLILFGSIVLGIIAILPFVAEYLMYHLAAISGSRLSIGGTGLLIVVSVGLESLRQLNSRALMVTYDDFDPDELTKKKSKKRRSSLL, from the coding sequence ATGAATTGGAGAATAATTTTCCGGTCGCTGAAAAATAAAGATATGCAGAAACGCCTGGCCATTGTGGTGGGCATTATTGTGGTGTATCGGATGCTGGCGCATATTCCGGTGCCGCTGGCGAATCCGACACAGATGAAAACGGCGCTGGCAGCGGCGCTGGGGCAGACTGACCTCGGCGGGTTCTTGAACTTGCTCTCAGGTGGTGCACTGGCGAGCTTTTCATTAGTGCTGGTTGGACTCAGTCCATTCATTACCGCTAGTATCATCACCCAGCTGCTCACCAAGGCCATTCCAAAGCTCGAGGAGCTACACAAGGACGGTGAATCAGGCAGGCGCAAGATCCAGCAGTGGACGCGGCGACTGACCATCCCACTGGCTATCGTCCAGTCAATCGCCTTTATCTTCCTGTTGCGCCAGACAGTGCTAGCTGGCGGTACGACCACGCTGAGTGATCCAACGATGCTCGAGTGGACAGTTGGCGTGACGGCGATGACAGCCGGATCAGTCCTGCTCATGTGGCTGGGTGAATTGATCACCGAGCAGGGTATCGGTAATGGTATCTCTATCTTGATTTTCGCTGGTATCATCAGCCAGATCCCGCAGATGCTCGGCTCACTCATTTCGTCACTTGGGAACACTGCGGCTGGCGGGCTGAACGTCTTTAACTGGTTTACTCTGCCAGTGAATCCAACCGTCTTTTGGCTGGTGGTGATCATGGCTATCGCCTCACTCATCGTTCTCTACTTCTTGGTAAAAATTAACGAAGCCCAGCGCGTCATTACCATCAACTACGCCAAGCGCGTTCATGGCAACTCCAGCTACGGCGGTATCAAGAGCATCCTACCGGTCAAGCTGATCGCTGCTGGCGTCATCCCGGTCATCTTTGCCGTTGCCTTCCTCAGCTTGCCGCAATTCATCGGCCAAGTCATGAAGGCCTCGGGCAATCCAGACCTGCAAAACACCGCCAACACCCTGATCACGTGGTTTCAGGCGCCAAACCCAGGCTCCTTTACCGGCAGTACCTGGGAGGCGTTCATTTACCCAACGCTGTACTTCCTCCTGGTTATTGCCTTTACCTATTTCTACACCGGGATCGTCTTTAACGCCAACGAAATCGCCGAGAATCTGCAAAAGCAGGGCGGCTTCATCGAGGGTATTCGGCCGGGCGAGCAAACCGAGAAATATCTGATGCGCACCGTCAATCGCTTGATCTTGTTCGGCTCAATCGTCCTCGGTATCATCGCCATCTTGCCGTTTGTCGCTGAATATTTGATGTATCACCTGGCGGCGATTAGTGGCTCACGTCTGTCAATCGGTGGTACTGGTCTGCTCATTGTGGTCTCAGTCGGCCTCGAGTCACTGCGTCAGCTCAACTCGCGCGCCCTAATGGTCACCTATGACGACTTTGACCCAGACGAACTGACCAAGAAAAAGTCGAAAAAACGACGCTCGTCCCTCTTGTAA
- the rpsM gene encoding 30S ribosomal protein S13 — protein sequence MARIAGVVIPTEKQVQIALTYIYGIGPKHASSILAAAKIEPTTRVKDLTEAEENKIREIIDSEYTVEGDLQRLVTNNIKRLKDINAYRGLRHKAGLPTRGQRTRTNARTRKGRAIAVGGTQPKAASKT from the coding sequence ATGGCTCGAATTGCTGGGGTAGTTATCCCAACAGAGAAGCAGGTGCAAATTGCGCTCACCTATATTTATGGGATTGGGCCAAAGCACGCTTCGAGCATCCTTGCGGCGGCTAAGATTGAGCCGACCACTCGGGTGAAAGATCTCACCGAGGCTGAAGAAAACAAGATTCGCGAAATTATCGACAGCGAATACACCGTCGAAGGTGATCTCCAGCGCTTGGTAACGAATAATATTAAGCGCTTGAAGGATATCAACGCCTATCGCGGTCTTCGCCACAAAGCAGGACTGCCGACACGCGGACAGCGGACTCGTACGAATGCACGAACTCGCAAGGGTCGCGCCATCGCCGTGGGCGGTACACAACCAAAAGCAGCAAGTAAGACCTAA
- the rpsI gene encoding 30S ribosomal protein S9: protein MATDTYFYGLGRRKSASASVRLLPGKGTITINGKAAAEYLDGNKTLLAEVTDPLAIVSKQKEYDVTILVKGGGLAGQVDAIKLGIAKALTAAHADLRPVLKKAELLKRDPREKERKKYGLRSARKREQFSKR from the coding sequence ATGGCTACTGATACCTATTTCTACGGCTTGGGACGACGCAAAAGTGCCTCAGCAAGCGTTCGCTTGCTTCCTGGCAAGGGTACCATCACCATCAACGGCAAAGCAGCCGCTGAGTACTTGGATGGCAACAAAACCTTGCTCGCCGAAGTAACCGATCCACTAGCTATCGTCAGCAAGCAGAAGGAATACGACGTTACCATCTTGGTCAAAGGTGGTGGTCTCGCTGGTCAAGTTGACGCCATCAAGCTTGGCATCGCTAAAGCATTGACGGCCGCTCACGCTGATCTGCGCCCAGTCCTGAAGAAGGCTGAGCTGCTCAAGCGTGACCCACGCGAGAAAGAGCGCAAGAAATACGGTCTGCGTTCCGCCCGCAAGCGCGAACAATTCTCCAAGCGTTAA
- a CDS encoding 50S ribosomal protein L18, producing the protein MTENKKLLNRALRKNRVRAKVSGTAERPRLTVTISNLHVSAQLIDDVAGKTLAAATTVGTKAKGTMSEKCAAIGTEIAKKAKKSKISAVVFDRNGRQYAGRLKALADAARQEGLEF; encoded by the coding sequence ATGACTGAGAACAAGAAATTACTCAACCGCGCTCTTCGCAAAAACCGCGTTCGCGCCAAGGTTTCAGGCACTGCAGAGCGCCCACGCCTGACGGTTACCATCAGCAACCTGCACGTCAGTGCTCAGCTGATCGACGACGTCGCAGGCAAAACATTGGCTGCCGCAACCACCGTTGGCACCAAAGCAAAAGGTACGATGAGCGAAAAATGTGCTGCCATCGGTACCGAAATTGCCAAGAAAGCAAAGAAAAGTAAAATTAGCGCAGTGGTCTTTGACCGCAATGGCCGCCAGTACGCTGGTCGCTTGAAGGCATTGGCTGATGCTGCGCGCCAAGAAGGATTGGAGTTCTAG
- the infA gene encoding translation initiation factor IF-1 — MASQKEVIKMIGKVVEALPNTQFRVELENGHSIIAHISGRMRKNYIRLVPGDRVEVEMTPYDLTKGRIVFRLKEERPAHAVRNTRRSS; from the coding sequence ATGGCGAGTCAAAAGGAAGTCATCAAGATGATTGGTAAGGTGGTGGAAGCACTGCCTAATACCCAATTTCGGGTGGAACTGGAGAATGGCCATAGTATCATCGCGCACATTTCGGGACGGATGCGCAAGAATTACATCCGCCTGGTGCCTGGTGATAGGGTGGAAGTCGAGATGACTCCTTACGATCTCACAAAGGGTCGCATCGTCTTTCGCCTCAAGGAGGAGCGACCAGCGCACGCGGTTCGAAACACGCGGCGCTCGTCATAA
- the rpsK gene encoding 30S ribosomal protein S11 translates to MADAKSTKKKQRRSVPAGQLHIQATFNNTIVTFSDKKGNVLTASSAGACGFRGSKKGTAYASQVAAEKAAEAAKTQYGLKSVDVFVKGVGLGRDAAIRAVGAFDISVESIKDVTGVPHGGVRPRKARRA, encoded by the coding sequence ATGGCAGACGCAAAATCTACCAAGAAGAAGCAGCGCCGATCAGTCCCAGCTGGTCAGCTGCATATTCAAGCAACATTTAACAACACCATTGTTACCTTTTCTGACAAGAAGGGCAACGTGTTGACTGCTTCATCAGCTGGTGCATGTGGTTTCCGTGGTAGCAAAAAAGGCACCGCCTATGCTTCACAGGTTGCCGCTGAGAAAGCTGCTGAAGCTGCGAAAACTCAGTATGGTTTGAAATCAGTTGACGTTTTCGTCAAAGGTGTCGGCTTGGGCCGTGACGCCGCTATTCGTGCGGTTGGCGCTTTCGACATCTCAGTAGAAAGCATTAAGGACGTAACTGGCGTGCCTCACGGCGGTGTTCGTCCACGAAAGGCAAGGAGGGCATAA
- the rplO gene encoding 50S ribosomal protein L15 codes for MKYNDLQVSANKNKKRVGRGIAAGQGKTAGRGTKGQNARTGKKLRAMFQGGQRPLAQAVPKARGFKSLRTPAQVVYLDHLNAFDGKTVDNALLFTEGYIATPFHTVKVIARGELKAKVDLKVQAASASVVKAIEKTGGSFEKVATPLHQSMKEAEER; via the coding sequence ATGAAATACAACGATCTCCAAGTTTCAGCAAACAAGAATAAAAAACGTGTTGGTCGCGGTATCGCTGCTGGCCAGGGTAAAACTGCTGGTCGCGGTACCAAGGGTCAGAACGCCCGCACTGGTAAAAAGCTTCGCGCCATGTTCCAGGGTGGTCAGCGCCCATTGGCTCAGGCTGTGCCAAAAGCTCGCGGTTTCAAGAGCTTGCGCACGCCAGCTCAGGTAGTCTACTTGGATCACCTGAACGCCTTTGACGGCAAAACCGTTGACAACGCGCTGCTGTTTACCGAAGGCTACATCGCCACGCCGTTCCACACGGTCAAGGTGATCGCTCGCGGTGAATTGAAAGCTAAGGTTGACTTGAAAGTACAAGCTGCGTCTGCTTCAGTCGTTAAAGCGATTGAAAAAACTGGCGGCTCGTTTGAGAAAGTCGCTACACCACTGCACCAAAGCATGAAAGAAGCCGAGGAAAGATAA
- a CDS encoding alpha/beta hydrolase, translating to MFDRLIHRWLRVPYTLNVHYFCRPDNPKSTILLIHGLGTSWRTWKPLEPYLPRDTQVIAIDMLGFGNSPKPDWKSYNAHDQATSIAATLRHESITHLDIVIGHSMGSLAAVELAKKYPKLAQSLILCSPPIYHPKIDEKIHHPEKILRALYSLINKHPRSSKRLLQFADRHNIWPDAGFKADKITAKSFLTALNAAIINQTTMADISQLKLPITILSGKLDPLIVERNLKKLAKEHKNIAHRSMTMQGHEITDTYAERLSGLIKQHFAGEYPSKSTSRTKRLRK from the coding sequence ATGTTTGATCGATTAATCCACCGCTGGCTGCGCGTCCCGTACACCCTGAATGTGCATTATTTTTGTCGCCCAGATAACCCAAAATCTACCATTCTACTTATCCATGGGCTGGGCACATCGTGGCGTACCTGGAAACCGCTAGAACCATATTTGCCCAGAGATACGCAAGTTATCGCCATTGACATGCTAGGATTTGGCAATTCACCAAAACCCGACTGGAAATCATACAACGCTCACGACCAGGCCACCAGCATCGCCGCTACGCTACGCCACGAATCAATCACTCATCTTGACATCGTCATTGGCCACTCTATGGGATCGCTGGCCGCCGTAGAGCTCGCTAAAAAATATCCAAAATTAGCTCAGTCACTAATCCTATGCAGCCCGCCAATATATCACCCTAAGATTGACGAGAAAATCCATCATCCAGAAAAAATATTACGGGCCCTATATAGCCTTATCAACAAGCATCCGAGGAGCTCAAAACGTCTATTACAGTTTGCCGACCGACATAATATATGGCCCGACGCGGGATTTAAGGCCGACAAAATTACTGCTAAATCCTTCCTGACCGCTCTAAACGCCGCAATTATCAATCAAACCACGATGGCTGATATATCACAATTGAAACTGCCAATCACTATTCTGTCTGGCAAGCTCGACCCACTGATCGTTGAGCGGAATTTGAAGAAACTAGCCAAAGAGCATAAGAACATCGCCCATCGGTCAATGACCATGCAGGGACACGAAATAACGGATACATACGCTGAGCGTTTGTCCGGACTAATCAAGCAGCACTTTGCGGGCGAGTATCCGTCAAAATCTACAAGTCGCACAAAAAGATTAAGAAAATGA